A stretch of Ipomoea triloba cultivar NCNSP0323 chromosome 11, ASM357664v1 DNA encodes these proteins:
- the LOC115997486 gene encoding peptidyl-prolyl cis-trans isomerase NIMA-interacting 4 yields MGKDSKPKDSKGKGKQAAGGSDDTGSKGKGKGGKGDGLGTCTYVKARHILCEKQSKINEAYKKLQDGWLDNGDKVPPSEFAKLAAEYSECPSGKKGGDLGWFPRGKMAGPFQEVAFNTTIGATSAPFKSTHGYHVILCEGRKN; encoded by the exons ATGGGGAAAGATTCCAAGCCCAAGGATAGCAAGGGAAAGGGTAAACAGGCAGCCGGTGGAAGTGATGACACTGGTTCAAAGGGTAAAGGAAAAGGTGGAAAGGGAGATGGCCTTGGAACCTGTACATATGTGAAAG CAAGGCATATCCTATGTGAGAAGCAGTCTAAGATTAATGAAGCATACAAGAAGCTACAGGATGGCTGGTTGGACAATGGAGATAAGGTTCCACCGTCTGAGTTTGCCAAG CTAGCTGCAGAATATTCAGAATGTCCATCAGGGAAGAAAGGCGGAGATCTTGGATGGTTTCCACGTGGCAAAATGGCTGGCCCATTTCAGGAAGTTGCCTTTAACACAACTATTGGAGCTACGAGTGCACCATTCAAATCAAC GCATGGGTACCATGTTATTCTGTGCGAGGGAAGGAAGAACTGA